The region CAACCGAGCGCCGGCTTTCGCCGCGGGCGTAGGCCGGAACCGCCAGCGCCGCGACCTGCTCACCTTCGCCGACCTTGAGTCCGACGACGGCCAACTCCTTGAGATATTGGGAATGGCCGTAGGCCTCTTCGAGCTCATCGATGTAGATGTTGTTGCCGCCCGAATCGACGATGACTTCCTTGGCGCGCCCGACGACGTAGAGCATGCCCTGCTCATCAAATCGTCCGAGGTCCCCCGTATGCAGCCATCCGTCGCGCAGTACTTCGTCGGTGGCGGCTTGGTTGCGGTAATAACCCGCCATGATGTTGGGGCCGCGCGCTACGATCTCACCGATGCCGCCTGAATCGCCGTCGAGCTTCACCTCGATGCCGTTCAGCGGCCGACCAACCGAGCCGACCGTAAGTGGTTCGTCGGGACGCGCCGCGCTCAAAACCGGAGCGGCCTCGGTTAGCCCGTAACCCTCCAGCAAGCGAATTCCGATGTCGTTGAAGAACCGCGCGACGCGCTGGGGCAGGGCAGAGCCGCCGCTGACCGCGAGTCGGAGCCTTCCGCCCAGCGCATGATGAACTTGCCTGAACAAGACCGAGCCGAGGTTGATTCCCGACTCGTCATCCAGGCGCCGGTTGAGATTGCGCAATTGCCCGAAGGCCGCGCCGAAAAACGGCCCGCGCCCTTCGACCTCGTCCATGATCCGGCGATGAACCGCCTCCCAGAGCGCGGGCACCCCGATAAGCGCCGTGGGCCGGATGTCAGCCATGATGCGCGAGAGTTCCTTGGAGTCGAAGTGCAGCGCGTAGGCGATAGTGGCGCCGCTTGCGAGGGGAAGCAGTAGGCCGCAGGTGAACTCGAAGGCGTGATGAAGCGGCAGCAGCGAGAGCAGTGTGTCCTCGCCGGAGAGCGAGAAGACTCGCCCGATCATTCCGACCTCCGCGCCGAAGTTTCCGTGGGTGAGCATGACGCCCTTGGGCGTGCCGGTACTGCCCGATGTGAAAACGATCGAGGCGAGGGTCTTGCGATCCGGCGGGGAAGGGGTCGCTACTTTGCGGCCGAGGATAAACGGCCGGGACAGCTCGGCCAGGTCGAACTCGGTGATCCCGGAGACCGCATCGCGAATGCCGCTGCCTAATCGCTGCGCGACTTCGGCGGAAACCAGGGCGGCCCGCGGTTGCGCGATCTTGCAAATTGGGGTCAGCTCCTCGGCAGAAACCAGATGGTCGAGCGGCACCGCCACCGCTCCGGCGAACAGAATCGCGAAATAGGCCAGCACCCAGTCCGGAGAATTTTCGGAAATCAGCAGGACGCGATCGTCGGGCTTGATCCCGCGCTGCGCTAACAGAATTCCGGCCCGATGCGCGCGATCGCGGAGCTCGCGATAGGTGACAGAAGTCCGGGTCCCCGAGGCAGTCCGTGCGATCAACGCCTCGGAAGAGCCGTAGCGCTCGGCCGCGCGGTCGATCAGATCGATCAGGTGACGAAAGCGCGGCAGCGGCGCGCGCACGCGCGTGTGCAGATCGAGTTGCGGGTAGATATGACGGCGCAATCCCGGCATGTGGATGTCAATCCAGTAATGGCGCCAATCGATTTGCTCGGGCCGAAACGGGTGCTGGGCCACATCTTGCGCGCGCAGCGAGGAGTAGAGCGCGCGGATGTTAGCGCCGTGGAAAGTGTAGGAGAGTTCTAGGATGTAGGGCCGATAGATATCGACCAGTCCGCGCGCCAGGTCGGTGTTTTCTTTGAGCGAATCGATACGGTTCTCGATCTTGCGCAACCGCCGCTGCGTGTTCCTACCTACCGGGCGTATCAGGTCGATCGTCCGCTTGAGAAGGCGCGGCAGCATCTCACTGGCAAGGTTGTAGGTTCCTTCGGATACGGCGGTTGCTTCGAGATGCCGCGCGAGCCAGCCCATCTCTCCCTTGTCTCTGCCGTGCTCCCGACGATTGGCGAGTCCGGTCAGCTCGACCAGACGGCGCATCGACATCGGATTCCGATCTGACGTGCAGAGCTGATAGATGGGTTTCTGGCGTCTAAGAAGCAGCGCCGCGAGAATTGGGATCATCGCGTGTGCCGCCAGATCGACCGGGATTACATCGAGCACGAGCTCTTTCTTGGCGGGGTAGAACCGATAACCGCGCCCTGCCAGATAGGTTAGGGGTGCACTGGTGTTGACGCCCTGGTTCCATCCCGGGAATGGATCCGCCAGCGCACCTTCGATGACGGCGGGACGTACTACCGTTACGTCGAGGCGGTCGCGCGCGGCGAGCACCAACTGCTCGCCGAGGCTCTTGGTGTAGCTGTAAGTATTGGGCCACCCCCAGATTAGCGAGCGCTGTTTGCCGACTTCCTTGAGGCGCTCTTCCACCCATCGCTTGCGGCGATGCTCGATGGCGCGCGGCTCGTCGATGCCGGTGTCATCCTCCTCGTCCACTGCGCCACGCAATTCCGCGTTGCGGACGTGATCACGTGATTCGGCCTCAACTCGAGCAATCGCACCGAGCGCATCGCGAATTTCATACTCGAGGTTGAAATTCTTTTTCCCGACTGGGCACCAGTTCTCCGGAATGTCGTCTTCGTACCGATGGCCATCCGCTGCTCCCGCGACATAGCACGTGGAGATGTGCAACATCGCGGCACCGGACTTGCGGCAAAAATCGAGCACGTTGGCGACGCCCGTGGTATTCACCTCCATCGCCTTGGCCAGCGAGGCCTCGAAATTGACCAGGCCGGCGCTGTGCACGACCGCGTCGAGGCTATCGCGCTTGAACGGCTCCGCGCCCTGGCTGAGGAGGCCAGGATTGGTGATATCTCCAGGCACCACGGCAATCTTGTCCTCGATATGGCGCTCAAAGCGGGAGCCCAGGTCTTCGCGCAACGGGGTCATGACCGGAGAGTCGAGAATCTCGCGTCGAAATCGGTTCAGGCTGCTGCGCTTGTCGCCACGGATAAGCAGGTAGATTCGCTCCACCTCAGGGTGATGCCGCAGCATCAGCAGGAGAAACACTTTGCCAAGAAACCCGGTACCGCCGGTGAGCAGAATTCGGCGATGCCGGAAGATCTGATCGAGCGGCGGCATCGCAGCTGCCGCCGCGTGCCCATTGTTACGGCTATTCGACATCAGCAATCACTATCGGCGGCAAATGGAGATAGGTGATGGTCGCCGAGCGTCCCAGCTCGGCGGTTGCCATCGCGATGGCTTCATCGAGAGTATCGGCCGCGTCCCAGCCCAGGCGCGCGGCGACTTCGGGTTCTTCGCACCCCGCCGCAATCACCCGGCCGACGTGCTGGCGGGCGGGCTCACCCCAGTACCACATGTAGAATGGATGCACGCCGTGGTAGGCGTGGCCATAACGATACATGTGGATATAAGTCGGGTTGCGCGCGAATTCCTCTTCGAATTGCTTTTCGAGCTCGGTTGCTTCGGTCGTTTCGGCGAGACATCGATGGAAAAACTCGATGTAACTCGGATGATGCTCGGGATGGAACTCGTCGCGCAGCGGATGG is a window of Candidatus Binataceae bacterium DNA encoding:
- a CDS encoding AMP-binding protein, which translates into the protein MSNSRNNGHAAAAAMPPLDQIFRHRRILLTGGTGFLGKVFLLLMLRHHPEVERIYLLIRGDKRSSLNRFRREILDSPVMTPLREDLGSRFERHIEDKIAVVPGDITNPGLLSQGAEPFKRDSLDAVVHSAGLVNFEASLAKAMEVNTTGVANVLDFCRKSGAAMLHISTCYVAGAADGHRYEDDIPENWCPVGKKNFNLEYEIRDALGAIARVEAESRDHVRNAELRGAVDEEDDTGIDEPRAIEHRRKRWVEERLKEVGKQRSLIWGWPNTYSYTKSLGEQLVLAARDRLDVTVVRPAVIEGALADPFPGWNQGVNTSAPLTYLAGRGYRFYPAKKELVLDVIPVDLAAHAMIPILAALLLRRQKPIYQLCTSDRNPMSMRRLVELTGLANRREHGRDKGEMGWLARHLEATAVSEGTYNLASEMLPRLLKRTIDLIRPVGRNTQRRLRKIENRIDSLKENTDLARGLVDIYRPYILELSYTFHGANIRALYSSLRAQDVAQHPFRPEQIDWRHYWIDIHMPGLRRHIYPQLDLHTRVRAPLPRFRHLIDLIDRAAERYGSSEALIARTASGTRTSVTYRELRDRAHRAGILLAQRGIKPDDRVLLISENSPDWVLAYFAILFAGAVAVPLDHLVSAEELTPICKIAQPRAALVSAEVAQRLGSGIRDAVSGITEFDLAELSRPFILGRKVATPSPPDRKTLASIVFTSGSTGTPKGVMLTHGNFGAEVGMIGRVFSLSGEDTLLSLLPLHHAFEFTCGLLLPLASGATIAYALHFDSKELSRIMADIRPTALIGVPALWEAVHRRIMDEVEGRGPFFGAAFGQLRNLNRRLDDESGINLGSVLFRQVHHALGGRLRLAVSGGSALPQRVARFFNDIGIRLLEGYGLTEAAPVLSAARPDEPLTVGSVGRPLNGIEVKLDGDSGGIGEIVARGPNIMAGYYRNQAATDEVLRDGWLHTGDLGRFDEQGMLYVVGRAKEVIVDSGGNNIYIDELEEAYGHSQYLKELAVVGLKVGEGEQVAALAVPAYARGESRRSVEDRLRADFDKIARGLSPHKHVRILRFTEAELPRTRTRKIKRNEVVATLRQMLESTADQLVVANSAEIEPWLAQALAQVSSDAVNLTPATRLIEDLGLDSLAMAELSEHIAQHAGREIGPEETTDLRTVADLQRLGSTETSNGRARLPSYARFAEPFTPMLPNPIRRLARAATRSAQRAIFAGWLKPTVLGRGNVPANRNVLVVANHSSHVDFGLVGYALGAIGDDLIVLAAKDYFFNTGARRFLASNFTTLIPFDRERAQLESLDDALAELRAGKSVLMFPEGTRSPDGTVHEFKSGAGYLALRSGCDVLPILIRGTHKVLGKGSLLPHYHEVELRIGSVISAAKLRSVSENAEGMGAYRKLADYMRTAVVAMGTKKAPLRPTPKTPAGKGAGAELAAVRSHQRAPGPRMRARRGG